The following are from one region of the Cloacibacterium sp. TD35 genome:
- a CDS encoding DUF3810 domain-containing protein, with translation MVKILKNKQSLFWAGLLFAQFLLFYIFSKSEIIVQQLIAFFHFKKQFQNETFSHLKYSFGDILYIIFIFFLLFFLFKSIKSRNFRVLLIILNISYFIYQISWGMLYFQKPFYDKNKVEISSKELEKLTLKYIALTNQERKKIATKNVFKIENIEVLKSSILHSQKRLPKEYYPFETSNIDNFKASLFNPLISYTGILGYYNPFTTEAQYNSELPDTYLPFTISHENAHQLGFAREQEANFIGFLICKNSDNSELKYCAYLFVTKSLVNALRSSSPEFASQASLFLSKEVKKDLKNERMFKEKNDSLLTDFFYFTNDIFLKSNQQEGSVTYSYFIDLLVLYERKNS, from the coding sequence ATGGTAAAAATTTTAAAAAATAAACAATCATTATTTTGGGCAGGCTTATTGTTTGCCCAATTTCTTTTATTCTATATCTTTTCAAAAAGCGAAATAATTGTTCAGCAACTCATTGCTTTTTTTCATTTCAAAAAACAGTTTCAAAATGAGACGTTCTCTCATTTAAAATATTCTTTTGGGGATATTCTTTATATCATTTTCATCTTTTTCCTTTTATTTTTTCTTTTCAAAAGCATTAAGAGTAGAAACTTTAGAGTTCTATTGATCATACTAAATATTTCTTATTTTATTTATCAAATTTCGTGGGGAATGCTCTATTTCCAAAAACCTTTTTATGACAAAAATAAAGTAGAAATATCCAGCAAAGAATTAGAAAAACTTACTTTAAAATACATTGCATTAACCAATCAAGAAAGAAAAAAAATTGCAACAAAGAATGTATTCAAAATTGAAAACATTGAAGTATTAAAGTCAAGCATACTTCATTCTCAAAAGCGCTTACCCAAAGAGTATTATCCGTTTGAAACGTCAAACATTGACAACTTTAAAGCCAGCTTATTTAATCCATTAATAAGCTATACAGGAATTCTTGGCTATTACAATCCATTTACCACAGAAGCACAATATAATTCAGAATTACCTGATACTTACCTTCCATTTACAATATCACATGAAAATGCACATCAATTAGGTTTTGCAAGGGAACAAGAAGCTAATTTTATAGGCTTTTTGATTTGTAAAAATTCTGACAATTCTGAACTCAAATACTGTGCCTATTTATTTGTCACTAAAAGTTTGGTAAATGCTTTGCGCAGCTCTAGTCCTGAGTTTGCATCTCAAGCAAGCTTATTCCTCTCTAAAGAGGTAAAAAAAGACTTAAAAAACGAAAGGATGTTCAAAGAAAAAAACGATTCTTTACTAACCGATTTTTTTTATTTTACTAATGATATCTTCTTGAAGTCTAATCAACAGGAAGGTAGTGTAACTTACTCTTATTTTATTGATTTATTAGTTCTGTACGAAAGAAAAAATTCATAA
- a CDS encoding ROK family protein, with translation MKEKYAIGIDVGGTNTKFGVVNKKGEILIQDRIKTNEHDNVEAFIDDLAEKLNPMIEQYGGPQAFVGIGMGAPNANYYQGTIEYAANLKWKGIIPMAELLEQKFHIPAKLTNDANAAAVGEMQYGAAKGMKNFITITLGTGVGSGIIIDGKIVLGHNGFAGELGHVIVRNGGREHKGTGLKGSLEAYASATGVRDTAIELLQETQHSPSLLENYPINELTSETVFKCAEQGDSLANEVFEFTGQILGEALATFVHFSAPEAIVLFGGLTKAGDLIMKPTRQAMEDNLLQVFKNKVKILYSDLQEADAAILGASALVW, from the coding sequence ATGAAAGAAAAATATGCAATTGGTATTGATGTAGGTGGTACCAATACCAAATTCGGTGTCGTAAATAAAAAAGGTGAAATTCTAATTCAAGACAGAATTAAAACCAATGAACATGACAACGTAGAAGCTTTTATAGATGATTTAGCAGAAAAACTAAATCCTATGATTGAGCAATATGGCGGCCCACAAGCATTCGTAGGAATAGGAATGGGTGCTCCTAATGCTAATTATTATCAAGGAACTATAGAATATGCTGCCAACTTAAAATGGAAAGGCATTATTCCTATGGCTGAACTTCTAGAACAGAAATTCCACATTCCTGCTAAATTAACTAATGATGCTAATGCTGCTGCAGTAGGCGAAATGCAATATGGAGCTGCTAAAGGAATGAAAAACTTTATCACCATTACTTTAGGAACTGGTGTAGGTAGCGGAATCATCATTGATGGAAAAATCGTTTTAGGACACAACGGTTTTGCAGGAGAACTAGGTCACGTAATTGTAAGAAACGGTGGTAGAGAGCACAAAGGAACTGGACTGAAAGGTTCTTTAGAAGCTTATGCATCTGCAACAGGTGTAAGAGATACCGCTATTGAATTATTACAAGAAACACAGCACTCTCCTAGTTTATTAGAAAATTATCCTATCAATGAGTTGACCAGTGAAACCGTATTTAAATGCGCAGAACAAGGAGATTCTTTAGCGAATGAAGTTTTCGAATTTACAGGTCAAATTTTAGGAGAAGCTTTAGCTACTTTCGTACATTTTTCTGCACCTGAAGCAATTGTACTATTCGGTGGATTAACGAAAGCTGGTGACCTTATCATGAAGCCAACCAGACAAGCTATGGAAGACAACTTATTACAAGTTTTCAAAAATAAAGTTAAAATTTTGTACAGTGACTTACAAGAAGCAGATGCTGCAATTCTTGGGGCAAGCGCTTTAGTATGGTAA
- a CDS encoding MFS transporter: protein MDTNQNKQSYALPIAMMFALFFMIAFVTGLQNPMGVIVKNQFQASNLLSQLGNFANFIAYAFMGIPAGLMLQKIGYKKTALTAILVGIAGVAITFFSGKIESFAVYLIGAFVGGFSMCMLNTVVNPMLNTLGGEGKRGNQLLQFGGTLNSMGATIVPVLVGYLMGDVAKATISDANPALFLAIGIFVLAFIVLYSMSIPEPHIVAEKSTEKNTHSPLSFRHFVLGAIAIFVYVGVEVGIPNIANLYMTGDLQINATTAGTVVGTYWFLMLIGRLTGGVLGSKFSSKSMLSFAAVLGLVFVLLAIFLPKDQMVSMPVFQSDISFGLAQVPVSIMLLVLCGLCTSVMWGGIFNLATEGLGKYTAAASGIFMVMVCGGGIIPAVQGYAADIFGYVQSYWVVVIGISYMLFYALVGSKNVNKDIKVD from the coding sequence ATGGACACTAACCAAAACAAACAAAGCTATGCTTTACCGATTGCAATGATGTTTGCACTCTTTTTTATGATTGCCTTCGTTACAGGTTTACAAAATCCGATGGGAGTAATTGTTAAAAACCAATTTCAGGCAAGTAATTTACTTTCACAATTAGGTAATTTTGCCAATTTTATCGCCTATGCTTTCATGGGAATTCCTGCAGGTTTAATGCTGCAAAAAATTGGTTATAAAAAAACTGCTCTTACTGCAATTTTGGTAGGTATTGCTGGTGTAGCAATTACTTTCTTCTCTGGTAAAATCGAAAGTTTTGCCGTTTATTTAATTGGAGCATTTGTAGGAGGTTTTTCTATGTGTATGCTGAATACTGTAGTAAACCCTATGCTGAATACATTAGGAGGAGAAGGAAAAAGAGGTAACCAATTATTACAATTCGGTGGTACTTTAAACTCTATGGGAGCTACCATCGTTCCAGTATTAGTAGGTTATTTAATGGGAGATGTAGCTAAGGCTACTATTTCAGATGCTAATCCAGCATTATTCTTAGCAATAGGAATTTTTGTTTTGGCATTTATCGTATTATATTCTATGAGCATTCCAGAGCCACACATTGTAGCAGAGAAAAGCACTGAGAAAAATACCCACAGTCCACTTTCATTCAGACATTTCGTATTAGGAGCGATTGCAATTTTCGTATATGTAGGTGTAGAAGTAGGAATCCCGAATATTGCTAACCTTTATATGACTGGCGATTTACAAATCAATGCTACCACTGCAGGAACTGTAGTAGGAACATATTGGTTCCTCATGTTAATAGGAAGATTAACTGGAGGTGTTTTAGGTTCTAAATTTTCTAGTAAATCAATGTTAAGTTTCGCAGCTGTTCTAGGATTAGTATTTGTACTTTTAGCAATCTTCTTACCAAAAGACCAAATGGTAAGTATGCCTGTTTTCCAATCTGATATTTCTTTCGGTTTAGCTCAAGTTCCAGTAAGTATTATGCTATTGGTATTATGTGGTCTGTGTACTTCTGTAATGTGGGGAGGAATCTTTAACTTAGCTACAGAAGGATTAGGAAAATATACTGCAGCTGCATCTGGTATTTTCATGGTGATGGTTTGTGGTGGTGGTATTATCCCGGCAGTTCAAGGTTATGCTGCTGATATTTTCGGATATGTACAGAGTTATTGGGTAGTGGTAATAGGTATTTCTTATATGCTATTCTATGCATTAGTAGGAAGCAAAAACGTAAATAAAGACATTAAAGTTGACTAA
- a CDS encoding lysophospholipid acyltransferase family protein: MTRILNYLWRGWMVLLAGILLILFFIPVYILSIKKEHYKYAYFFVRLWCKFVFYGMGFRYELINQTNKKIDRNQQYVIIANHTSIVDIFIPVLLFPHHPICFVGKKELVKIPIFGTIYKRICVMVDRSSPKSRAEVYERCAERMEEGDSIVIFPEGGVPDDTSVILDKFKDGAFILSNKHQSPLAVFTIVGLKEMFPFDHGKGYPGKIKIYFNEILEPTKNIQELKEVSHNLIKFTLQNN, encoded by the coding sequence ATGACAAGAATACTTAATTATCTTTGGCGAGGCTGGATGGTTTTACTTGCCGGAATTTTACTTATTTTATTTTTCATTCCTGTTTACATCCTTTCTATAAAAAAAGAACATTATAAATACGCTTATTTTTTTGTGAGATTATGGTGTAAATTCGTTTTTTACGGCATGGGATTCAGGTATGAACTCATTAATCAGACCAACAAAAAAATTGACAGAAACCAACAATACGTTATTATTGCCAATCACACATCGATTGTAGATATTTTTATTCCAGTTTTATTATTTCCTCATCATCCTATTTGTTTTGTTGGCAAAAAAGAATTGGTAAAAATTCCTATTTTCGGTACTATCTATAAAAGAATTTGTGTAATGGTAGATAGAAGTTCTCCCAAAAGCAGAGCAGAAGTCTATGAAAGATGTGCAGAACGCATGGAAGAAGGAGACAGCATTGTGATTTTTCCAGAAGGTGGCGTTCCAGATGACACGTCTGTCATTTTAGACAAATTTAAAGATGGAGCTTTTATTTTATCTAACAAACACCAGTCTCCTCTTGCTGTTTTTACCATTGTAGGATTGAAGGAAATGTTTCCTTTTGACCATGGGAAAGGCTATCCAGGAAAAATTAAAATTTATTTTAACGAGATTTTAGAGCCAACAAAAAACATACAGGAATTGAAAGAAGTTTCACATAATCTTATTAAATTTACCCTTCAAAATAATTAA
- a CDS encoding GtrA family protein has product MKQLLLKQKQVLFFIIAGGLSAIIEIGSFKLFSVNIPRFYSSETNFHGIHFPLSNILSTTCGIIFNYFLSIWFVFERGKHSKKKEFAYFMVISFFSTILSLLFFQLFYNTIFRDNLDMIIYTFSPQILSKMAAIGLVSILNYSVKKNVIFNG; this is encoded by the coding sequence ATGAAACAACTTTTATTAAAACAAAAGCAAGTTCTATTTTTTATTATTGCGGGAGGTTTAAGTGCGATTATAGAAATTGGGAGTTTTAAATTATTCAGTGTTAATATCCCTCGTTTTTATTCAAGTGAAACTAATTTTCACGGAATTCATTTTCCGTTGAGCAATATTTTGTCTACTACTTGTGGTATTATTTTCAATTATTTTTTAAGCATTTGGTTTGTTTTCGAACGCGGGAAACACTCTAAGAAAAAAGAATTTGCTTACTTTATGGTAATTTCTTTTTTTTCTACCATACTTAGTTTGCTGTTTTTCCAATTATTCTACAATACAATCTTCAGAGATAATCTAGACATGATTATTTATACCTTCAGTCCGCAAATTTTAAGTAAAATGGCTGCAATTGGATTGGTTTCTATCCTTAATTACTCAGTCAAAAAAAATGTGATTTTTAATGGTTAA
- a CDS encoding BadF/BadG/BcrA/BcrD ATPase family protein, translating to MIAIVDGGSTKCDWVILDHSGKISQKAKTLGFNPNIINADLIPQEIEKNPHLYFLKEHLKEIYFYGSGCGTPENAALVETNLQKAFPHAKVTVKEDMTAAAYAAYNGKPAIVCILGTGSNSCFFDGEVVRRDLPSLGFLIGDEGSGSALGKQLLRRFFMKKLPKDLHEDFMATYHLTIEDAIKNMYHNPRANAYLAEFNKFVVLKKSHPYFQNMIFDEMKNFFEYQVLPYEEAREAEINFIGSIAFVYEDILRSAAAELNLTVGKIVQRPIESLVEYHKKYIFNQEE from the coding sequence ATGATTGCAATTGTTGACGGTGGTTCTACAAAATGTGACTGGGTAATACTAGATCATTCTGGTAAGATTTCTCAAAAAGCCAAAACACTCGGTTTTAATCCAAATATTATTAATGCAGATTTGATTCCTCAAGAAATAGAGAAGAATCCGCATTTGTATTTTCTTAAAGAACACTTAAAAGAAATTTATTTTTACGGCTCTGGTTGCGGTACTCCAGAAAATGCAGCTTTGGTTGAAACCAATTTGCAAAAAGCATTTCCACATGCCAAAGTAACTGTAAAAGAAGACATGACGGCTGCAGCCTATGCAGCATATAATGGTAAACCTGCAATTGTTTGTATTCTGGGAACGGGTTCTAATTCATGTTTTTTTGATGGAGAAGTCGTAAGAAGAGATTTGCCCTCGCTTGGATTTTTAATTGGGGATGAAGGAAGTGGTTCTGCACTAGGTAAACAATTGTTGCGCAGGTTTTTCATGAAAAAATTACCCAAAGATTTACACGAAGATTTTATGGCGACCTATCATCTTACGATAGAAGATGCTATTAAAAACATGTATCATAATCCTAGAGCTAATGCATATCTCGCAGAATTTAATAAATTTGTAGTCCTCAAAAAATCTCATCCATATTTTCAAAATATGATATTTGATGAGATGAAAAACTTCTTTGAATACCAAGTGCTTCCTTATGAAGAAGCCAGAGAAGCAGAGATTAACTTTATTGGTTCTATCGCTTTTGTGTACGAAGATATTTTGAGATCTGCTGCCGCAGAACTTAATCTTACCGTAGGAAAAATTGTACAAAGACCTATAGAAAGTCTAGTAGAGTATCATAAAAAATACATTTTTAATCAAGAGGAATAA
- a CDS encoding NADP-dependent malic enzyme: MSDKTNRDQEQFRNAALDYHRNEPKGKIEVIPSKPHSSQRDLSLAYSPGVAEPCLEIEKNPSTIYEYTSKGNLVAVISNGTAVLGLGDIGAEASKPVMEGKGLLFKIFADINVFDIEINEKDPDKFIEIVKGISPTFGGINLEDIKAPEAFYIEQRLKEELNIPLMHDDQHGTAIISAAALLNALELADKKIDEVKMVVNGAGAAAIACTKLYIALGLKKENVLMCDSKGVINHKRENLTPEKLDFIAQTDISTLEQALEGADVFVGLSKGDVMTAKMLSSMAENPVVFALANPTPEIDYNLAIATRPDVIMATGRSDFPNQVNNVLGFPYIFRGALDVQANGINEEMKLAAVKAIAELAKEPVPEMVKLAYNVKNMGFGREYFIPKPFDNRLLTKVSIAVAKAAMESGISRKPIADFEEYENQLLDRMGRDEKLIRMMQNRARSNPKRVTLGNAEEYNVLKAAQILYEEGIAQPILLGEKKFIKEQMEKFGIHLDVPIVDPMDDDQDDNRKKYRETLWKLRNRKGVNEYIAKRLVRNRDYYGPLMLQHGDTDALIVGYSKNYRTVLKPVLEIIEKAKGVDKIASMMMILSDKKPYFFADTSINVNPTPEEMANIAKMAEYAVKSFAIQPRIAMLSYENFSANSETSKKVAKAVNILHQKYPDMIVDGEFQPDFAMSADHLQDYPFSKLGKTPANTFIFPNLESANLSYKIIRGMKVAQVVGPILLGLKQPVHVLQMRASVDEIVNLATIAVLDAQMRENQ, from the coding sequence ATGTCAGATAAAACGAATAGAGATCAGGAACAATTTAGAAACGCAGCTCTTGATTATCACAGAAATGAACCTAAAGGGAAAATAGAAGTTATTCCTTCTAAACCTCACTCTTCACAGAGAGATTTATCGTTAGCATATTCACCAGGTGTAGCAGAACCTTGTTTAGAAATAGAAAAAAATCCGTCTACTATATATGAATATACCAGCAAAGGAAACTTAGTTGCTGTAATTTCAAACGGAACTGCTGTTTTAGGATTGGGAGACATCGGTGCAGAAGCTTCTAAACCAGTAATGGAAGGAAAAGGATTGCTATTTAAAATTTTTGCAGATATCAATGTTTTCGATATTGAGATTAATGAAAAAGATCCAGACAAATTTATAGAAATCGTTAAAGGAATTTCGCCCACTTTTGGTGGAATCAATTTAGAAGATATTAAAGCGCCAGAAGCTTTCTACATAGAACAAAGACTGAAAGAAGAGCTTAATATTCCTTTGATGCATGATGACCAACACGGAACTGCCATCATTTCTGCAGCAGCCTTACTCAATGCGTTAGAACTTGCAGATAAAAAGATAGATGAAGTAAAAATGGTAGTAAATGGAGCGGGAGCAGCAGCAATCGCTTGTACCAAATTATATATTGCACTAGGTCTTAAAAAAGAAAACGTATTGATGTGTGATTCTAAAGGAGTAATCAATCATAAGAGAGAAAACCTTACTCCAGAAAAATTAGATTTTATTGCACAAACAGATATTTCTACATTAGAACAAGCTTTGGAAGGAGCAGATGTTTTTGTTGGTCTGTCTAAAGGAGATGTAATGACCGCAAAAATGCTTAGTTCAATGGCAGAAAACCCTGTGGTTTTTGCTTTGGCAAATCCTACTCCAGAGATTGATTATAATCTTGCTATCGCAACCAGACCAGACGTCATTATGGCAACGGGAAGAAGTGATTTTCCTAATCAGGTAAATAACGTTCTTGGTTTTCCATATATTTTCAGAGGAGCATTAGATGTACAAGCCAATGGAATTAATGAAGAAATGAAACTGGCTGCTGTAAAAGCAATTGCAGAGTTAGCAAAAGAGCCAGTTCCTGAAATGGTAAAACTGGCTTACAATGTTAAAAACATGGGATTCGGCAGAGAATATTTTATTCCGAAACCTTTTGACAATAGACTATTAACCAAAGTTTCAATCGCAGTAGCAAAAGCTGCTATGGAAAGCGGAATTTCTAGAAAACCGATTGCCGATTTTGAAGAATACGAAAATCAGTTGCTAGACAGAATGGGTAGAGATGAAAAACTCATCAGAATGATGCAAAACAGAGCGCGCTCTAACCCAAAACGCGTTACTCTAGGAAATGCCGAAGAATATAATGTACTGAAAGCCGCACAGATTCTTTATGAAGAAGGAATTGCTCAACCTATTTTATTGGGAGAAAAAAAATTCATCAAAGAACAAATGGAGAAATTCGGAATTCATCTAGACGTTCCGATTGTAGATCCAATGGATGATGACCAAGACGATAATCGTAAAAAATACAGAGAAACCCTTTGGAAACTTCGCAACAGAAAGGGTGTAAATGAATATATTGCCAAAAGGCTAGTGAGAAACAGAGATTATTACGGCCCACTAATGTTGCAACATGGTGATACCGATGCTTTAATTGTTGGGTATTCTAAGAATTATAGAACTGTTCTGAAACCTGTTTTAGAAATTATAGAAAAAGCAAAAGGAGTAGATAAAATTGCTTCTATGATGATGATTTTATCAGACAAGAAACCTTATTTCTTTGCAGATACTTCAATCAATGTAAATCCTACACCAGAAGAAATGGCTAACATCGCGAAGATGGCAGAATACGCGGTTAAATCTTTTGCGATTCAACCAAGAATTGCCATGCTTTCTTACGAAAATTTCTCCGCCAATTCTGAGACGTCTAAAAAAGTAGCAAAAGCAGTAAATATTCTACATCAAAAATATCCAGATATGATTGTAGATGGAGAGTTTCAACCTGATTTTGCTATGAGTGCAGACCATCTTCAGGATTATCCTTTCTCAAAATTAGGAAAAACGCCTGCTAATACTTTTATATTTCCAAATTTAGAAAGTGCTAATCTTTCTTATAAAATTATCAGAGGGATGAAAGTAGCACAAGTAGTTGGTCCTATTTTATTAGGACTGAAACAACCGGTACACGTTTTACAAATGAGAGCAAGTGTAGATGAGATTGTAAACTTGGCTACTATAGCCGTTTTAGATGCTCAAATGCGCGAAAATCAATAA
- the bglX gene encoding beta-glucosidase BglX, whose protein sequence is MFSIKSKFLLAVVLISGYAHSQEVVNKPYYNYQTKEDQSKKSVFVNSLLKKMTLDEKLGQLNLPGAGDITTGQAQSSDIAKKIQEGKVGGLFNIKGVEKIREVQKIAVEKSRLKIPLLFGMDVIHGYETNFPIPLGLASSFDTQLVQQSARVAANEASASGINWTFSPMVDISRDPRWGRVAEGAGEDPYLGSEMAKAMVFGYQGKDLSLNNTIMACVKHFALYGAPEAGRDYNTVDMSHVRMYNEYFPPYKAAVDAGVGSVMASFNEVDGIPATGNKWLMTEVLRNQWKFKGFVVTDYTGINEMIDHGMGDLQQVSALAMNAGVDMDMVGEGFLTTLKKSVQEGKVNIKQIDLAVKRILEAKYDLGLFDDPYKYCDVNRTKNEVFSQANRDIARNIAAQSMVLMKNTNEILPLKSQKNIAVIGPLADNAENMPGTWSVAAKHKEAISLLAGLKKTFGNSVNFTYAKGSNIDYDATFEQNAALFGKNTYRDSRSKEEMLKEAVDIANKADVILLAIGETAEMSGESSSRTNISIPQAQKDLLKELKKTGKPIVLVLFAGRAMEINEESELADAILNVWFPGSEAGLAISDVLFGKVNPSAKLPMTFPRSVGQVPIFYNHKNTGRPLSQSSTEKCQFDKFRSNYLDECNTPLYPFGYGLSYTQFAYNNLNVSSKNLKGNQTLKVSVELKNSGKYDGAEIAQLYIRDMVGSNTRPVKELKGFQKIFLKAGEAKTVTFNVTPEDLKFYDNNLKYDWESGEFEIFVGGDSQKTVSQKITWNK, encoded by the coding sequence ATGTTTAGCATAAAGTCAAAATTCTTATTAGCAGTAGTATTAATTTCTGGTTACGCTCATTCTCAAGAAGTTGTAAATAAACCGTACTACAATTACCAAACTAAAGAGGATCAATCTAAAAAGTCTGTTTTCGTAAATTCTTTGTTGAAAAAGATGACATTAGACGAAAAGCTAGGTCAACTTAATCTTCCTGGAGCTGGTGATATTACCACGGGACAAGCTCAAAGTTCTGATATCGCAAAGAAAATTCAAGAAGGAAAAGTAGGAGGTCTCTTTAATATTAAAGGAGTAGAAAAAATTAGAGAAGTTCAAAAAATTGCTGTTGAAAAAAGCAGACTGAAAATTCCTTTGCTTTTCGGGATGGATGTAATCCATGGTTATGAAACTAATTTTCCTATTCCTCTTGGTTTAGCTTCTTCTTTTGATACTCAATTAGTGCAGCAATCTGCAAGAGTAGCAGCAAATGAAGCAAGTGCTAGTGGTATTAACTGGACTTTCTCGCCAATGGTAGATATTTCTAGAGATCCAAGATGGGGAAGAGTAGCAGAAGGAGCTGGAGAAGATCCTTATTTAGGTTCTGAGATGGCAAAAGCAATGGTTTTTGGGTATCAAGGAAAAGATTTATCTCTTAATAATACGATAATGGCTTGTGTGAAACATTTCGCATTGTACGGAGCTCCAGAAGCTGGTAGAGATTATAATACAGTAGACATGAGCCATGTAAGAATGTATAATGAATACTTTCCTCCATATAAAGCTGCTGTAGACGCAGGTGTAGGCTCTGTGATGGCTTCTTTTAATGAAGTAGACGGAATTCCTGCAACAGGAAATAAATGGCTTATGACTGAAGTTCTTAGAAATCAATGGAAATTCAAAGGTTTCGTGGTTACAGATTATACCGGTATAAATGAAATGATAGATCACGGAATGGGAGATTTACAGCAAGTTTCGGCTTTGGCAATGAATGCTGGTGTAGATATGGATATGGTAGGCGAAGGTTTTCTTACTACCCTTAAAAAATCTGTACAAGAAGGAAAAGTAAATATCAAACAAATTGATTTAGCGGTAAAAAGAATTCTTGAAGCAAAATACGATTTAGGACTTTTCGATGATCCATATAAATATTGTGATGTAAACAGAACAAAAAATGAAGTTTTCAGTCAGGCTAACAGAGATATTGCCAGAAATATTGCAGCACAGTCAATGGTTTTAATGAAAAATACCAATGAAATTCTTCCTTTAAAATCTCAAAAAAATATCGCTGTAATTGGGCCATTAGCAGACAATGCTGAAAATATGCCAGGAACATGGAGCGTTGCCGCAAAACATAAAGAAGCGATTTCACTTTTAGCAGGTCTTAAAAAGACTTTCGGTAATTCTGTGAATTTTACTTATGCTAAAGGTTCTAATATAGATTATGACGCAACTTTCGAACAAAACGCTGCTCTGTTTGGCAAAAACACTTATAGAGATAGCAGAAGCAAAGAAGAAATGCTTAAAGAGGCTGTAGATATAGCCAATAAAGCAGATGTAATTCTTCTTGCCATTGGTGAAACTGCAGAAATGAGTGGTGAATCTAGTTCTAGAACTAATATTTCTATTCCACAAGCTCAAAAAGATTTATTAAAAGAATTGAAAAAAACAGGCAAGCCAATTGTTTTGGTATTATTTGCAGGTAGAGCAATGGAAATCAATGAGGAAAGCGAATTGGCAGATGCTATTCTTAATGTATGGTTCCCAGGTTCAGAAGCTGGCTTAGCAATTTCTGATGTACTTTTTGGTAAAGTAAATCCTTCAGCTAAATTACCGATGACTTTCCCAAGAAGTGTAGGTCAAGTTCCTATTTTCTACAATCACAAAAACACAGGAAGACCACTTTCTCAATCATCTACTGAAAAATGCCAATTTGATAAATTCCGTTCTAATTATTTAGATGAATGTAACACTCCGCTTTATCCTTTCGGTTACGGTTTAAGTTACACTCAGTTTGCATACAATAATCTAAATGTAAGTTCTAAAAATTTAAAAGGAAACCAAACTTTAAAAGTTTCTGTAGAATTGAAAAATTCTGGAAAATATGATGGTGCAGAAATCGCACAATTATACATCAGAGACATGGTAGGTAGCAATACAAGGCCAGTAAAAGAATTAAAAGGTTTCCAAAAAATATTCTTAAAAGCAGGAGAAGCCAAAACCGTTACCTTTAATGTAACTCCAGAAGATTTAAAATTCTATGATAATAACCTAAAATACGATTGGGAATCTGGTGAATTTGAAATTTTTGTAGGAGGCGATTCTCAAAAGACCGTTTCTCAAAAAATCACTTGGAATAAATAA